ATGACAGTTGAAGAAGCACTTCACTTCTTTAGAAATATTCCACGTATTCAAAGAAAACTAAAAACACTGGACGATGTTGGATTGAGCTATATTAAACTTGGCCAGTCAGCCACAACACTTTCAGGAGGAGAGGCTCAGCGAATAAAACTTTCTAAGGAATTAAGTCGTCAAAGCACGGGTAAAACATTGTATATACTTGATGAACCCACAACAGGACTTCATTTTGCAGATATTAAAAAACTTCTTAAAGTTCTTGGAAGATTACGTGATTCTGGAAACACTGTGCTTGTAATAGAGCATAATTTAGATGTTATCAAGACTGCAGACTATATTTTGGACATGGGACCTGAAGGAGGAGATGATGGGGGACTTGTTATTGCAGAAGGAACTCCTGAAGAGGTTGTACTAACTAATAGTTACACAGGACAGTTTTTAAAGGATGTTTTAGAAAATAAGCAACTGTTTCCTATTGAAATAGGTGAGGATAACGTTATAGAAGAAACTTCTTCCAATAATAAGTAAATTTAATTAAATAAGTTAAAATTATGTCTAATTTCACTTTTAAAACTATTAGATCTACTTTTAATTTGTTTATATTTCCATATGGAGTTTAATTTATATTTAAATAATTAATATATTTATTTGAAGTTATTAAGGACATATAAAATGATTTAATAATTTTAAATTTGGGCAAAACTAGCTAAATTTACTTCGTTTAACCATGATATAACGAAGTTATTGGTTTGGGCAATATAATTAAATCCAAAAAGTGAAAATATAATACACAATATAATAAAATATTGATAGATACAAAAATTAGAGGAAATGTACACATGGAATATGAAAATGCCATAAAACTAAAAGAAAAACTCTTAAAAAATCATCAAGAAATGGCTCTTGAAGATATTATAACTGGAAAAGAGATAAATACAGAAAAGGGGACATGTTACAGTATAGAAAATAAATCTAAATTAAAGTTAAATAAAATTGATTCAAGACTTGCAAAAGAAAGAATATTATCTGATTTAAAATTATTAAATGGAATAGGATGTTCAAAGGAAGAAAAATTGAAGGAAAAAGGATATAATACTATTGAAGATTTAAAAGATCACGATGGACTTAACAATGATGCTTTAGAATTTTTAAAAATATTTGAAGATAACCCTAATTGCAATATGACTAATTTAATTTCACGTTGGTATTCAAAATCACATCCACTTGTCTTATTTTCATCAAGTTTTTGGAATGATGAAGATTTCATATTTTTAGATATAGAAACTTTGGGACTTAGTAATAAACCTATAATTCTTTTAGGAGTTGCAAAAGTTTCAGGCAGCGAAATAACGGTTAATCAGTATCTTTCTCGAAGTTTAAATGAAGAAGATGCAGTTATAGATGCATTTTTATCTGGGGTTGAATCTGAAAGTGTTTTTGTTACATTTAACGGGCAAACATTTGATTTACCGTTTATTTTAAATAGAATGAGGCATTTTAATATTAAAAAAGAGATTAATAATCCTCATTTTGATATGCTTCATTTTTCAAGACGTGAATGGAGCAGTAAGTTACCTAATTGTAAATTAACAACTTTAGAGAAACATCTGTTTAATATTGGGCGTGATGACGATGTTCCAAGCGCTTTAGTGCCTGAATTTTATCAAACTTACCTTAAAACAGGAAATATTGGCCCTTTAGTTCCTATAGTTGAGCACAATGAGCAGGATATAATTACTTTAGCTATGCTATTTTCAAAATTACATGAAAATTATGCAAATAACTATTAAAAAAATAAGGAGAGATAAGAATGCCTGTAATAACTATAGATGGACCTAAACTAACAAAAGAACAGAAATCCAAGCTTGTAAAAACCTTTTCTGAAGCTGCAAGTGAAATAATGGAACTTCCAGTAGAAACAATGATAACAATTATTAGAGAAGTTGAATCAGAAAATGTAGGAACAGGAAATATTCTTTTATGCGACTGATAATAACGAACATTTTTAACTTTTTAGTTAATAAAAACCTTATTATGTCCTATTATTAAACAAAGTATTCATAATTCTAATTATTTGCAAATAGAGTGATATTGAATGAGCGAAATGATGCTAAATCAATATAAGAAGCTTACTAATGAACATTATAAAATTTTAGGGCTTAGCTGGGCTGGCTGGGTATTCGATTTTTATGATCTTATATTATTCACTTTTTTAATAATTCCCATAGGCCTAGAACTACATTTATCAAATGTTATGCTGTCATATGCTATAGGAGTTTCCCTTGCAGCAACTGCAGTTGGAGGAGTTATTTTTGGAGTTTTATCTGACAGATATGGTAGAAAAACAGCACTTCAGTGGACGATAATTCTTTATAGTGCAGGAACATTGTTATGTGGATTTGCTACAAGCTTAGAAACATTAATTTTATTTAGAATTATCACAGGACTAGGTGTAGGTGGGGAATGGGCTACAGGCCAGACCTATATTGGAGAAACATTTCCAGCAAAACTAAGGGGTAGGTATGGATCATTTATGCAAACAGGCGCCCCAATAGGAATTATACTAGCATCAGTAGTTGGTGGATTCCTTGCACCAACCATTGGATGGAGAGAAAGTTTTATTATATCTGTTTTACCGGCTATAATGGTGATATTCATTCGGAAAAAACTTCCAGAGTCTGATGTATGGCTTAAAAGAAGTAAAAGTAATATTAAACATGAATTTAGTAGTTTTAGTAGTTTAAAAACAGTAATAAGTAAAAGTAAGTTTATGCTGTTATTTTCTAAAGAATATAGAAAAACATTTTTATTGGCCCTTATCCTGGCTGTTTTTGGAATGTCTGCTTACTGGTTTACATATTCTTGGATGCCAGATTATCTACACAATGAAAAACACTTTTCACTGGTCAAATCTGCTTTATGGGTTATTGTAACTCAAGTAGGAGGATTTATTGGTTATTTATCCTTTGGATTTGTGGCTGACTGGATTGGAAGACGGCCAGCATACATGATTTATTCTTCATTAATGGCATTAGGGCTTGTAATGATAACTGTACTTTGGGACAGTGTTGTAATATATCCTGCAGTGATTTTAAGCTTCATGTTCCTTGTTGGATTTGGAACAGGAATATTTGGAGGATATGGACCATTATTTTCAGAATTATTCCCCACAAAAATAAGAAACACCGCAACAGGGGCTGCATTTAACCTTGCAAGAGGAGTACAATTTTTTACACCAATTATAATTGCTTTGATAGCTACTAAATATTCTCTAGGAGTAGGAATATTTCTTGCAGCAATATTTGCATTACTAACTGGAATATGGGTCTGGACATTACCTGAAACTAAGGGTAGACAATTGGAAGATTTAGAAAAACCTATAAAATGAAAGTAAAAAAATAATAGATAAAAATATATAAATAAGTAACAAAATAATAAATATTAATTTTTTCATATATCTGTTTTTATTTTGAATTTAATTTTTGGGTGGTATCTTTCATTTTAATCAGTATTATGCAAAATTCAAAGAAATGATGGAATTTACATTAAGTGATATACCCTTAAACATGTAAATAACTGCATTTTTCATCATTTATTTTAAAACATAAAAATTATGATATAGAATCCCTAATTTTAAACTTTAAATCAGAAAAATATAAAACATATTGCCACATATAAAAAACCGTGGAAGAATACTACTTAATTTGCATCAAATGCAATGGATATTATAAACTTGAAGAATGGGAATCTCCAGAAGATTTTGTTAGTTGTAATTGTGGTGGAGATTTAGTATTAGTTAATGACATATATGAATATATAGATGAATATGATGAAAACGATTATGAATATTATTATGAAGAAACAAAAGGAAAAAGAATAAGTAAAAAGATGATATTATTATTTCTATTCTTTATCTTAATTCCAATTGCATTTATCATAAATTTCACTGATTTAAATTTCTTATTTCCAGACAATTCAGTAATTCAAGGCCATCCAATTTTGGGTTCAGATAAGAGAGGATATGTAACTAAACAAGTATATCCTACTTCTAATGCTTTTAACTCTAAATCCAAGACAATAGCCATAATTACAGGAATACATCCTCGAGAAAAATTATCTAAAACAGTAATAAGTGATTTAATTAAAAAATATCCATTATATTCAACTTATAAAATAGTTCATTACGATATAAAGGTTACAAATAATCCCGAAAATTATAAAATAGGTAGAAACAACGGAGAAAATCTTGCAGCAGATTATATACTTCCAGATGTATTAAAATCTGATGATGATCTTGTAATTATTTGTCATGATCATGAGCCAGGTTATGGGGAAGGATTTTATATAGCAACTCCTGGAATGGATGAAGGGTCAGTAAAACTTGCAGAAACAGTAAAAAAATCATTACTTGGATTTAATTATTATAAAGCAGATAGTACAAATGAACATACAACCTCTGCAATGAGAGTATCCAAGCCTTTATCATCTGCAGGATACAAAACTTTTGTATATGAAATACCAGAATGGATTACTTATACTGAAGCTTATGGTAACTCTTACAGTCTGATTGAAAAATGTTTTACATTCATTAATTAATATTTATGCAATATTTTAAAATTTTTGATTAATAAAATAGCACAGGTCTAAAAATAAAAAAAATGTTTACTTATAACTTATAAGTAATTATTAATGACATATAAACACA
This portion of the Methanobacterium sp. genome encodes:
- a CDS encoding ribonuclease H-like domain-containing protein, encoding MEYENAIKLKEKLLKNHQEMALEDIITGKEINTEKGTCYSIENKSKLKLNKIDSRLAKERILSDLKLLNGIGCSKEEKLKEKGYNTIEDLKDHDGLNNDALEFLKIFEDNPNCNMTNLISRWYSKSHPLVLFSSSFWNDEDFIFLDIETLGLSNKPIILLGVAKVSGSEITVNQYLSRSLNEEDAVIDAFLSGVESESVFVTFNGQTFDLPFILNRMRHFNIKKEINNPHFDMLHFSRREWSSKLPNCKLTTLEKHLFNIGRDDDVPSALVPEFYQTYLKTGNIGPLVPIVEHNEQDIITLAMLFSKLHENYANNY
- a CDS encoding tautomerase family protein translates to MPVITIDGPKLTKEQKSKLVKTFSEAASEIMELPVETMITIIREVESENVGTGNILLCD
- a CDS encoding MFS transporter; translation: MMLNQYKKLTNEHYKILGLSWAGWVFDFYDLILFTFLIIPIGLELHLSNVMLSYAIGVSLAATAVGGVIFGVLSDRYGRKTALQWTIILYSAGTLLCGFATSLETLILFRIITGLGVGGEWATGQTYIGETFPAKLRGRYGSFMQTGAPIGIILASVVGGFLAPTIGWRESFIISVLPAIMVIFIRKKLPESDVWLKRSKSNIKHEFSSFSSLKTVISKSKFMLLFSKEYRKTFLLALILAVFGMSAYWFTYSWMPDYLHNEKHFSLVKSALWVIVTQVGGFIGYLSFGFVADWIGRRPAYMIYSSLMALGLVMITVLWDSVVIYPAVILSFMFLVGFGTGIFGGYGPLFSELFPTKIRNTATGAAFNLARGVQFFTPIIIALIATKYSLGVGIFLAAIFALLTGIWVWTLPETKGRQLEDLEKPIK